From Streptomyces yatensis, one genomic window encodes:
- the trxA gene encoding thioredoxin encodes MSLTHTGGVTTVTDATFGEEVLTAELPVLVKFTASWCPPCRMIAPVLAEIAQEESHRLKIVQLDVDENPSTTNAYGVLSMPTLMLFRAGEPVRSLVGARSKRRLLEELAEAI; translated from the coding sequence ATGTCGCTGACACACACCGGGGGAGTGACCACGGTCACGGACGCCACCTTCGGCGAGGAGGTGCTGACGGCCGAGCTGCCGGTGCTGGTGAAGTTCACCGCCTCGTGGTGCCCGCCGTGCCGGATGATCGCGCCGGTACTGGCGGAGATCGCGCAGGAGGAGAGCCACCGGCTGAAGATCGTGCAGCTGGACGTGGACGAGAACCCGTCCACCACCAACGCGTACGGGGTGCTGTCGATGCCGACGCTGATGCTGTTCCGGGCGGGCGAGCCGGTGCGGTCGCTGGTCGGGGCCCGCAGCAAGCGGCGGCTGCTGGAGGAGCTCGCCGAGGCGATCTGA
- a CDS encoding MATE family efflux transporter: MTQAPTSARSTLRHHDREIVALALPAFGALVAEPLFVMVDSAVVGHLGTTQLAGLGVAAALLATAVNIFVFLAYATTGAVARRVGAGDLAGAIRQGMDGIWLALLLGAAVIAVALPTAPAIVDLFGASDTAAPYAITYLRISTLGIPAMLVVLAATGVLRGLQDTRTPLYVAIGGFGANAALNVTLVYAAGLGIAGSAWGTVIAQNAMAAVYLAVVIRGARRHGTSLRPDAAGIRACAHAGAPLLIRTLSLRAVMLIATAVAARLGDTDIAAHQIVLTLWSLLAFALDAIAIAGQAIIGRYLGAGDEEGARAACRRMVHWGIASGVALGLLVVASRPLFIPLFTTDPAVRDALLPALLVTALIQPVSGVVFVLDGVLMGAGDGPYLAWAMIVTLVAFAPVALLVPAFGGGLTALWCTMALMMSVRLATLWLRTRSGRWIVTGAVRG, from the coding sequence ATGACACAGGCCCCCACGAGCGCGCGGAGCACCCTGCGCCACCACGACCGCGAGATCGTCGCACTCGCGCTTCCCGCCTTCGGCGCGCTCGTGGCTGAGCCCCTCTTCGTCATGGTCGACAGCGCCGTCGTCGGCCATCTGGGCACCACCCAGCTGGCCGGTCTGGGCGTCGCCGCGGCCCTGCTCGCCACCGCCGTCAACATCTTCGTCTTCCTCGCCTACGCCACCACCGGGGCGGTTGCCCGCCGCGTCGGCGCGGGCGACCTCGCCGGGGCGATCCGGCAGGGCATGGACGGCATCTGGCTGGCCCTGCTGCTCGGCGCCGCCGTCATCGCCGTGGCCCTTCCCACCGCCCCGGCCATCGTCGACCTCTTCGGGGCCTCGGACACCGCGGCGCCCTACGCCATCACCTATCTGCGGATCAGCACCCTCGGCATCCCCGCGATGCTGGTGGTGCTCGCCGCCACCGGTGTCCTGCGTGGCCTCCAGGACACCCGGACCCCGCTGTATGTCGCCATCGGCGGCTTCGGGGCCAACGCCGCGCTCAACGTCACCCTGGTCTACGCCGCCGGGCTGGGCATCGCCGGCTCGGCCTGGGGCACGGTGATCGCCCAGAACGCCATGGCCGCCGTCTATCTCGCCGTGGTCATCCGGGGCGCTCGGCGCCACGGCACCTCGCTGAGGCCCGACGCCGCGGGGATCAGGGCCTGTGCCCACGCCGGGGCACCGCTGCTGATCCGGACGCTCTCGCTGCGCGCCGTGATGCTGATCGCGACGGCCGTGGCGGCCCGCCTCGGCGACACCGACATCGCCGCCCATCAGATCGTGCTCACCCTGTGGAGTCTGCTGGCGTTCGCCCTGGACGCCATCGCCATCGCGGGCCAGGCGATCATCGGACGCTATCTGGGGGCGGGCGACGAGGAGGGCGCCCGGGCCGCCTGTCGCCGCATGGTGCACTGGGGCATCGCCTCGGGCGTGGCGCTGGGTCTGCTGGTGGTCGCCTCCCGACCGCTGTTCATCCCGCTGTTCACCACCGATCCCGCGGTACGGGACGCCCTGCTGCCCGCCCTGCTGGTGACGGCCCTCATCCAGCCGGTCTCGGGGGTGGTCTTCGTCCTCGACGGCGTGCTGATGGGCGCGGGCGACGGGCCGTATCTGGCCTGGGCGATGATCGTCACCCTCGTCGCCTTCGCCCCGGTGGCGCTGCTGGTCCCCGCGTTCGGCGGCGGGCTGACCGCTCTGTGGTGCACGATGGCGCTGATGATGTCGGTCCGGTTGGCCACCCTGTGGCTGCGCACCCGCTCCGGCCGCTGGATCGTCACCGGTGCGGTACGAGGCTGA
- the rpsR gene encoding 30S ribosomal protein S18 has product MAKPPARKPKKKVCVFCKEKISYVDYKDTNLLRKFISDRGKIRARRVTGNCTQHQRDVATAVKNSREMALLPYTSTAR; this is encoded by the coding sequence ATGGCGAAGCCGCCTGCTCGCAAGCCTAAGAAGAAGGTTTGCGTGTTCTGCAAGGAGAAGATCTCCTACGTCGACTACAAGGACACGAACCTGCTGCGGAAGTTCATTTCCGACCGCGGCAAGATCCGTGCCCGCCGGGTCACCGGCAACTGCACTCAGCACCAGCGTGACGTCGCCACGGCTGTGAAGAACAGCCGTGAGATGGCGCTGCTGCCCTACACCTCCACCGCGCGATAA
- a CDS encoding SGNH/GDSL hydrolase family protein encodes MRSSTLRLSASLLALATVMAASGTATARPGGPAAGRDRPGTGWSAGWAAPVQRPSAGFEKNWAGSGFAERTAQTLRQVVRVTAGGTAARIRLSNRYGTTPLRIAGATIARTAHGASVHGASLRALTFGHRRPVEIPAGGETVSDAAPLRVAPRQPVTVTLYFDRPTGAATFHAQAYARSYRADGDHRADRTGTAFTETTHSWYYLSDVEVTGGPRRPGTVVAFGDSITDGFGSTDDADHRWPDLLAERLAAAGTPRPVLNSGIGGNLLLHDSAWYGDRAGARFRRDVLDKPGVRSVILLEGLNDIGFSEVDLPTYKPNPQVSAEQVIAGYRELIALARARGLKVIGGTILPFKGAEYHTPRSEAKRAAINEWIRTSGAFDAVVDFAKVMASPSDPLRLDPAYDSGDFKHPNDAGYRRMAEAIDLATL; translated from the coding sequence ATGCGCTCGTCCACGCTTCGCCTCAGCGCCTCCCTGCTCGCCCTCGCCACCGTCATGGCCGCCTCCGGGACAGCCACCGCCCGGCCCGGAGGCCCAGCGGCCGGCCGCGACCGGCCGGGGACCGGCTGGTCGGCCGGATGGGCCGCCCCCGTCCAGCGCCCCAGCGCGGGCTTCGAGAAGAACTGGGCCGGGAGCGGCTTCGCCGAGCGCACCGCCCAGACCCTGCGTCAGGTCGTCCGGGTCACCGCTGGCGGCACGGCCGCCCGGATCCGGCTGTCGAACCGCTATGGCACCACGCCGCTGCGGATCGCGGGCGCGACCATCGCCCGTACGGCGCACGGCGCCTCCGTCCATGGCGCGAGCCTGCGCGCGCTGACCTTCGGGCACCGGCGGCCGGTGGAGATCCCGGCGGGCGGTGAGACCGTGAGCGACGCGGCCCCGCTGCGCGTGGCGCCGCGTCAGCCGGTCACGGTCACGCTGTACTTCGACCGCCCCACCGGCGCCGCCACCTTCCACGCCCAGGCGTACGCACGCAGCTACCGCGCGGACGGCGACCACCGCGCCGACCGCACCGGGACGGCCTTCACTGAGACCACCCACTCCTGGTACTACCTCTCCGATGTCGAGGTCACCGGCGGCCCCCGCCGCCCGGGCACGGTGGTGGCCTTCGGCGACTCGATCACCGACGGCTTCGGCTCGACCGACGACGCCGACCACCGCTGGCCGGATCTGCTGGCCGAGCGCCTCGCGGCCGCGGGCACCCCGCGACCCGTCCTCAACTCCGGGATCGGCGGCAATCTGCTGCTGCACGATTCGGCCTGGTACGGGGACCGGGCGGGCGCCCGCTTCCGGCGCGATGTCCTGGACAAGCCGGGCGTACGGTCGGTGATCCTGCTCGAGGGGCTCAATGACATCGGCTTCAGCGAGGTGGACCTGCCCACCTACAAGCCCAATCCGCAGGTGTCGGCGGAGCAGGTGATCGCGGGCTATCGAGAGCTGATCGCCCTGGCCCGGGCCCGCGGACTCAAGGTCATCGGCGGAACGATCCTCCCGTTCAAGGGCGCTGAGTACCACACCCCGCGCTCGGAGGCGAAGCGCGCCGCGATCAACGAGTGGATCCGCACCTCGGGCGCCTTCGACGCGGTCGTCGACTTCGCGAAGGTCATGGCCTCGCCGTCCGATCCGCTGCGGCTGGACCCCGCGTACGACTCGGGCGACTTCAAGCATCCGAACGACGCGGGCTACCGGCGGATGGCCGAAGCCATCGACCTCGCGACGCTGTGA
- a CDS encoding serine hydrolase domain-containing protein encodes MTTRDADEFTEPLPATRRALLRRVALGQVEGRAPSLVGAVVREGRLVWTGSRGRVDGPEGSAPDADTQYRIGSLTKTFVAVLVLRLRDEGLLDLGDPLAKHLDVPQAEGATVAQLLAHTSGLAAEARGPWWERTPGALRPETADIFGERPLVHPAGRRHHYSNPGFALLGALVERLRGAPWGEVLADEVLEPLGMGRTSLDPRAPHAEGWAVHPWADVLLPEPAEDTGRMGPAGQLWSTAGDLARFAAFLLDGDARVLGAESLAEMRVPAVAPEERDWDGGYGLGTQLVRHGGRFLHGHTGSMPGFLASLWVSAEDRLAGIALANTTAGPAIGAIAADLIGIVAEHEPRIPEPWRPLTEADPALLALTGPWYWGPRAYHLRLRADRGLELSPATQGGRASRFRAEPDGTWTGLDGYYAGETLRVVEGEGGAPAHLDLGTFVFTREPYAPDGVVPGGVDPEGWRAL; translated from the coding sequence ATGACCACACGCGACGCGGATGAGTTCACGGAGCCGCTGCCCGCCACCCGCCGTGCCCTGCTGCGGCGCGTCGCCCTCGGCCAGGTCGAGGGCCGTGCCCCGTCCCTGGTGGGGGCCGTGGTGCGGGAGGGGCGGCTGGTGTGGACGGGCTCGCGCGGCCGCGTGGACGGACCGGAGGGATCCGCACCGGACGCCGACACCCAGTACCGCATCGGCTCCTTGACCAAGACCTTCGTGGCGGTGCTGGTGCTGCGGCTGCGTGACGAGGGGCTGCTGGACCTCGGCGATCCGCTGGCCAAGCATCTGGACGTGCCGCAGGCCGAGGGCGCGACCGTGGCCCAGCTCCTCGCCCACACCTCGGGTCTCGCCGCCGAGGCCCGCGGCCCGTGGTGGGAGCGCACGCCCGGGGCGCTGCGGCCCGAGACGGCCGATATCTTCGGCGAGCGTCCGCTGGTCCACCCCGCGGGCCGTCGTCACCACTACTCCAACCCCGGTTTCGCGCTGCTCGGCGCGCTGGTCGAGCGGCTGCGCGGGGCGCCCTGGGGCGAGGTGCTGGCCGATGAGGTGCTGGAGCCGCTGGGTATGGGGCGCACGTCGCTCGATCCGCGCGCCCCGCACGCCGAGGGCTGGGCCGTGCACCCCTGGGCGGATGTGCTGCTGCCGGAACCGGCCGAGGACACCGGGCGGATGGGCCCGGCCGGGCAGCTCTGGTCGACCGCCGGGGATCTGGCCCGCTTCGCCGCCTTCCTGCTGGACGGGGACGCGCGGGTGCTCGGCGCGGAGTCGCTCGCCGAGATGCGGGTGCCCGCCGTCGCCCCCGAGGAGAGGGACTGGGACGGCGGCTATGGCCTGGGGACCCAGCTCGTCCGGCACGGCGGTCGGTTCCTCCATGGCCACACCGGCTCCATGCCCGGCTTCCTGGCCTCGCTGTGGGTGAGCGCCGAGGACCGGCTGGCCGGAATCGCGCTGGCCAACACCACCGCGGGGCCCGCGATCGGCGCCATCGCCGCCGACCTCATAGGGATCGTGGCCGAGCACGAGCCCCGTATCCCCGAGCCCTGGCGGCCGCTGACCGAGGCCGATCCGGCGCTGCTGGCGCTGACCGGCCCCTGGTACTGGGGCCCGCGCGCCTACCATCTGCGGCTGCGCGCGGACCGCGGGTTGGAGCTCTCCCCGGCCACCCAGGGAGGCCGGGCCTCCCGCTTCAGGGCCGAGCCGGACGGCACCTGGACGGGGCTCGACGGCTATTACGCGGGGGAGACGCTGCGGGTGGTCGAGGGGGAGGGCGGCGCCCCGGCCCATCTGGACCTGGGCACCTTCGTGTTCACCCGGGAGCCCTACGCCCCGGACGGCGTGGTGCCGGGCGGGGTGGACCCGGAGGGCTGGCGGGCGCTCTGA
- a CDS encoding FAD-dependent oxidoreductase, with product MTIAIVGAGLGGLALARVLHVNGIDAVVYEREASRDARGQGGMLDIHSGQRALREAGLIDQFHAIARGEGQDMRLLQPDGTLLLQEDTPDDAPLERPEVDRADLRNLLLDSLPHDMVRWGHAFTSADSGLLRFADGRSATYELLVGADGAQSRVRPLLTDARPAHIGQNIVEVGIPDIDRTHPDLAAMVGRGNYWVFGDGLSLAAQRNGDGRVRIGLSFYNTGEDWFATSGIPFDDPAAARARLIELLAGWDPRFTALIAACDDTVVPRAITTLPIGLTWPSTPDVTLLGDAAHLMPPVGEGANMALLDGALLGLALAAHPDDFPAAVKEYEREMFERTGAAARMSADMQELLMSPDAAQKLLAFFQPG from the coding sequence ATGACCATCGCCATTGTCGGAGCCGGCTTGGGCGGCTTGGCCCTCGCCAGGGTGCTGCATGTGAACGGCATAGACGCCGTCGTCTATGAGCGTGAAGCGTCACGCGATGCGCGCGGTCAGGGCGGCATGCTCGACATCCACTCCGGCCAGCGGGCGCTGCGCGAGGCCGGTCTGATCGACCAGTTCCACGCGATTGCCCGTGGTGAAGGCCAGGACATGCGTCTTCTCCAACCGGATGGCACCCTGCTGCTCCAGGAGGACACGCCCGACGACGCCCCGCTCGAACGACCCGAGGTCGACCGCGCCGATCTGCGCAACCTGCTGCTCGATTCCCTCCCCCACGACATGGTGCGCTGGGGGCACGCGTTCACCTCCGCCGACAGCGGCCTGCTGCGCTTCGCCGACGGCCGCAGTGCGACGTATGAGCTGCTGGTCGGCGCCGACGGCGCGCAGTCCCGGGTCCGCCCGCTGCTCACCGACGCCCGCCCGGCGCATATCGGCCAGAACATCGTCGAGGTCGGCATTCCCGATATCGACCGCACGCACCCCGACCTCGCGGCGATGGTCGGGCGCGGCAACTACTGGGTGTTCGGCGACGGACTGTCCCTGGCGGCGCAGCGCAACGGCGACGGCCGCGTTCGCATCGGCCTCAGCTTCTACAACACCGGCGAGGACTGGTTCGCCACCAGCGGGATCCCGTTCGACGACCCGGCCGCCGCCCGGGCGCGGCTGATCGAGCTGCTCGCCGGCTGGGACCCACGGTTCACCGCGCTGATCGCGGCCTGCGACGACACGGTCGTGCCGCGGGCGATCACCACGCTCCCGATCGGCCTGACCTGGCCGTCGACGCCGGACGTCACACTGCTCGGCGATGCCGCGCACCTGATGCCGCCGGTGGGAGAGGGCGCCAACATGGCGCTGCTCGACGGCGCCCTGCTCGGTCTCGCGCTGGCCGCGCACCCGGACGACTTTCCCGCCGCGGTCAAGGAGTACGAACGCGAGATGTTCGAACGCACCGGCGCCGCCGCCCGGATGTCCGCGGACATGCAGGAACTGCTGATGTCGCCGGACGCCGCCCAGAAACTGCTCGCCTTCTTCCAACCCGGCTGA
- the rpsF gene encoding 30S ribosomal protein S6, which produces MRHYEVMVILDPDLEERAVSPLIENFLSVVREGEGKVEKVDTWGRRRLSYEIKKKPEGIYSVIDLQAEPAVVKELDRQLNLNESVLRTKVLRPETH; this is translated from the coding sequence ATGCGTCACTACGAGGTGATGGTCATCCTCGACCCCGATCTCGAGGAGCGCGCTGTCTCCCCGCTGATCGAGAACTTCCTTTCCGTCGTCCGTGAGGGCGAAGGCAAGGTCGAGAAGGTCGACACCTGGGGCCGTCGTCGTCTCTCGTACGAGATCAAGAAGAAGCCCGAGGGCATCTACTCGGTCATCGACCTGCAGGCAGAGCCCGCGGTCGTCAAGGAGCTCGACCGCCAGCTGAACCTGAACGAGTCGGTCCTCCGGACCAAGGTCCTCCGTCCCGAGACCCACTGA
- the rplI gene encoding 50S ribosomal protein L9 has product MKIILTHEVSGLGTAGDVVDVKDGYARNYLVPRGLAIRWTKGGEKDVEQIRRGRRIREIATIEQANEVKARLEGVKVRLKTRAGDAGRLFGSVTPADIASAIKDAGGPEVDKRRIEVQSPIKTLGAHQVSVRLHAEVAAKVGVEVVAA; this is encoded by the coding sequence ATGAAGATCATCCTCACCCACGAGGTCTCCGGCCTCGGTACCGCCGGTGACGTCGTGGACGTCAAGGACGGTTACGCCCGTAACTACCTCGTTCCGCGTGGTCTGGCGATTCGCTGGACCAAGGGCGGCGAGAAGGACGTCGAGCAGATCCGCCGCGGTCGTCGCATCCGCGAGATCGCCACGATCGAGCAGGCCAATGAGGTCAAGGCCCGGCTCGAGGGCGTCAAGGTGCGGCTGAAGACCCGTGCCGGCGACGCCGGCCGGCTGTTCGGCTCCGTCACCCCGGCCGACATCGCTTCGGCGATCAAGGACGCGGGTGGTCCGGAGGTGGACAAGCGCCGCATCGAGGTGCAGTCGCCGATCAAGACCCTGGGCGCGCACCAGGTCTCGGTCCGTCTGCACGCCGAGGTTGCCGCCAAGGTGGGCGTCGAGGTCGTCGCCGCCTGA
- a CDS encoding TetR/AcrR family transcriptional regulator, translated as MLVWERPEPPNRPVPAPLSRERIVRAAIQLADADGLDAVSLRKVATALDVRPMRLYGYIAGKEELLDLMVDAAHAEIRPVGDGWREVLRSLAEATRQAAHEHEWLADLLGGRPQLGPHALACGEAVMAALDDVDVDDIMPVVAAVNAYVIGAVRREIAERRAERATGMDEKRWQASLGPYLERTFATGRFPALATVVRDAAHLDVDHTFRIGLDCMLDGIEARISR; from the coding sequence ATGTTGGTGTGGGAGAGGCCGGAGCCGCCGAATCGACCCGTGCCCGCCCCGTTGAGCCGGGAGCGGATCGTGCGAGCGGCGATCCAGCTGGCCGACGCGGACGGCCTGGACGCGGTGTCGCTACGGAAGGTCGCCACCGCGCTGGACGTCCGTCCGATGCGGCTGTACGGCTACATCGCCGGCAAGGAGGAGTTGCTCGACCTGATGGTCGACGCCGCCCACGCCGAGATCCGGCCGGTCGGAGACGGCTGGCGGGAAGTGCTCCGGTCTCTGGCCGAGGCCACTCGGCAGGCCGCTCACGAGCACGAATGGCTCGCCGACCTCCTGGGCGGCCGACCCCAGCTCGGGCCGCACGCGCTGGCCTGCGGGGAGGCCGTGATGGCCGCACTGGACGACGTCGACGTGGACGACATCATGCCGGTGGTCGCCGCGGTCAACGCGTATGTGATCGGCGCCGTGCGTCGGGAGATCGCCGAGCGGCGTGCCGAGCGGGCCACCGGGATGGACGAGAAGCGCTGGCAGGCCTCACTCGGGCCCTATCTGGAGCGAACCTTCGCCACTGGCCGATTCCCCGCGCTGGCCACGGTGGTGCGCGATGCCGCCCACCTGGACGTCGACCACACCTTCCGGATCGGCCTCGACTGCATGCTCGACGGCATCGAAGCCCGTATCTCGAGGTGA
- the dnaB gene encoding replicative DNA helicase has product MSVPEPMDDPWADSGPSDRFPSPRFRRGESGGRGRDGQQDRDGGGGSAWEGSGFERVPPQDLDAEQSVLGGMLLSKDAIADVVEVLKGNDFYRPAHETVYQAILDLYAKGEPADPITVAAELTKRGEIARVGGASYLHTLVQSVPTAANAEYYAEIVHERAVLRRLVEAGTRITQMGYAADGDVDEIVNNAQAEIYAVTEQRTSEDYLPLGDIMEGALDEIEAIGSRSGQMSGVPTGFTDLDSLTNGLHPGQMVVIAARPAMGKSTLALDFARACSIKHNMPSVIFSLEMGRNEIAMRLLSAEARVALHHMRSGSMTDEDWTRLARRMPDVSQAPLFIDDSPNLSMMEIRAKCRRLKQRSDLQLVVIDYLQLMQSGGARRPESRQQEVSDMSRNLKLLAKELEVPVIALSQLNRGPEQRTDKKPMVSDLRESGSIEQDADMVILLHREDAYEKESPRAGEADLIVAKHRNGPTATITVAFQGHYSRFVDMAQT; this is encoded by the coding sequence GTGAGCGTTCCCGAGCCCATGGACGACCCCTGGGCGGACTCCGGCCCGTCCGACCGGTTCCCGTCCCCCCGCTTCCGCCGCGGTGAGAGCGGCGGCCGGGGCCGCGACGGCCAGCAGGACCGCGACGGAGGGGGCGGCTCCGCCTGGGAGGGCTCCGGCTTCGAGCGCGTACCGCCCCAGGACCTCGACGCCGAGCAGTCCGTGCTCGGCGGCATGCTGCTCTCCAAGGACGCCATCGCCGACGTGGTGGAGGTCCTCAAGGGCAATGACTTCTACCGGCCCGCCCATGAGACCGTCTACCAGGCCATCCTGGATCTCTACGCCAAGGGCGAGCCGGCCGACCCGATCACGGTCGCCGCGGAGCTGACCAAGCGCGGTGAGATCGCTCGGGTCGGCGGCGCCTCGTATCTCCACACCCTCGTCCAGTCGGTCCCCACCGCCGCCAACGCCGAGTACTACGCGGAGATCGTCCACGAGCGCGCCGTGCTGCGCCGCCTCGTCGAGGCGGGCACCCGCATCACCCAGATGGGATACGCGGCGGACGGGGACGTCGACGAGATCGTCAACAACGCCCAGGCGGAGATCTACGCCGTCACCGAGCAGCGCACCAGCGAGGACTATCTGCCGCTCGGCGACATCATGGAGGGCGCGCTCGACGAGATCGAGGCGATCGGCTCACGCAGCGGGCAGATGTCCGGGGTGCCCACCGGCTTCACCGATCTGGACTCCCTGACGAACGGTCTGCACCCGGGCCAGATGGTCGTCATCGCCGCCCGCCCCGCCATGGGTAAGTCCACCCTGGCCCTGGACTTCGCCCGGGCCTGCTCGATCAAGCACAACATGCCGAGCGTGATCTTCTCGCTGGAGATGGGCCGCAACGAGATCGCGATGCGTCTGCTCTCCGCCGAGGCCCGGGTGGCGCTGCACCATATGCGCTCCGGCAGCATGACCGACGAGGACTGGACGCGGCTGGCCCGGCGGATGCCGGATGTCTCCCAGGCCCCGCTCTTCATCGACGACTCCCCGAACCTGTCGATGATGGAGATCCGCGCCAAGTGCCGCCGGCTCAAGCAGCGCAGCGATCTGCAACTGGTGGTCATCGACTATCTCCAGCTGATGCAGTCCGGCGGCGCCCGGCGCCCCGAGAGCCGTCAGCAAGAGGTCTCGGACATGTCGCGAAACCTGAAGCTGCTGGCCAAGGAGCTGGAAGTGCCGGTCATCGCGCTCTCCCAGCTCAACCGAGGCCCCGAGCAGCGCACGGACAAGAAGCCGATGGTCTCCGACCTCCGAGAGAGTGGATCCATCGAGCAGGACGCGGACATGGTCATCCTGCTCCACCGTGAGGACGCCTATGAGAAGGAGTCCCCGCGCGCGGGGGAGGCGGATCTGATCGTGGCCAAGCACCGTAACGGCCCGACGGCCACCATCACGGTCGCCTTCCAGGGCCACTACTCACGCTTCGTGGACATGGCGCAGACCTGA
- the def gene encoding peptide deformylase gives MRVLVQGKPVGSYPALPPEAERGSPRRITEVGEEILRRSCREVTEFGTPELSALIDDMFLTMYIADGAGLAANQVDVDLRLFVYDCPDDNGVRHIGHIINPVLDQPGPAERLLIEGAEGCLSVPGARMDVPRTDRTVVRGVDKDGNPLVIEGTGYFARCLQHEADHLSGHLYIDRLSKRDRKDALRQMTDLHEQVLARRVEKAAALGHQLQP, from the coding sequence GTGCGCGTCCTGGTGCAGGGGAAACCCGTCGGCTCCTATCCGGCGCTGCCCCCCGAGGCCGAGCGCGGTTCACCGCGCCGCATCACCGAGGTCGGTGAGGAGATTCTGCGCCGCTCCTGCCGGGAGGTGACCGAGTTCGGCACGCCCGAGCTGAGCGCCCTCATCGACGACATGTTCCTCACCATGTACATCGCCGACGGCGCCGGGCTGGCCGCCAATCAGGTCGACGTCGATCTGCGGCTGTTCGTCTACGACTGCCCGGACGACAACGGTGTCCGGCATATCGGCCACATCATCAACCCCGTCCTGGACCAGCCCGGTCCGGCCGAGCGGCTGCTCATCGAGGGCGCCGAGGGCTGTCTGTCCGTACCGGGCGCGCGGATGGACGTACCGCGCACCGACCGCACCGTGGTCCGCGGCGTCGACAAGGACGGCAATCCGCTGGTGATCGAGGGCACCGGCTACTTCGCCCGCTGTCTGCAGCACGAGGCCGACCATCTCTCGGGGCATCTCTACATCGACCGGCTCTCCAAGCGCGACCGCAAGGACGCGCTGCGGCAGATGACGGACCTCCATGAGCAGGTCCTGGCCCGGCGTGTGGAGAAGGCGGCGGCCCTGGGCCACCAGCTGCAGCCCTGA
- a CDS encoding single-stranded DNA-binding protein → MAGETVITVVGNLVDDPELRFTPSGAAVAKFRVASTPRTFDRQTNEWKDGESLFLTCSVWRQAAENVAESLQRGMRVIVQGRLKQRSYEDREGIKRTVYELDVDEVGASLRNATAKVTKTTGRGGQGGYGGGGGGGQGGGGGWGGGPGNSGGGQQGGGAPADDPWATGAPAGGQGGGGGGWGGGSGNSGGGYSDEPPF, encoded by the coding sequence ATGGCAGGCGAGACCGTCATCACGGTCGTCGGCAATCTCGTCGACGACCCCGAGCTGCGTTTCACCCCGTCCGGTGCGGCGGTCGCGAAGTTCCGCGTCGCGTCCACTCCCCGTACCTTCGACCGGCAGACCAACGAGTGGAAGGACGGCGAGAGCCTCTTCCTCACGTGCTCGGTGTGGCGGCAGGCCGCGGAGAACGTGGCCGAGTCCCTTCAGCGCGGCATGCGCGTCATCGTGCAGGGTCGTCTGAAGCAGCGGTCCTACGAGGACCGTGAGGGGATCAAGCGCACGGTCTATGAGCTGGATGTCGACGAGGTCGGCGCCAGTCTGCGCAACGCCACAGCCAAGGTCACCAAGACCACCGGTCGCGGTGGTCAGGGTGGTTACGGCGGTGGCGGTGGCGGTGGCCAGGGCGGCGGAGGCGGTTGGGGCGGCGGCCCCGGCAACTCCGGCGGCGGCCAGCAGGGCGGCGGCGCTCCGGCCGACGACCCGTGGGCGACCGGCGCACCGGCCGGCGGCCAGGGCGGCGGCGGTGGTGGCTGGGGCGGCGGCTCCGGCAACTCCGGCGGCGGCTACTCGGACGAGCCGCCCTTCTAG
- a CDS encoding MerR family transcriptional regulator, with the protein MRIGELAERAGTTTRTLRYYESLGLLPARRTGNGYRSYDEDDLRLLQQIRVLQDFGFELEETRPFVECLRSGHPAGDSCPASLEVYRRKLAELDECIGRLSAIRERVGTQLAQAELARAELEAAATAPEGAPEPRCELTPPGP; encoded by the coding sequence ATGCGGATCGGAGAGCTGGCCGAACGGGCGGGTACCACCACCCGCACCCTGCGCTATTACGAGTCGCTCGGGCTGCTGCCCGCGCGCCGCACCGGCAATGGGTACCGGTCGTACGACGAGGACGATCTGCGACTGCTCCAGCAGATCCGCGTACTGCAGGACTTCGGCTTCGAGCTGGAGGAGACGCGTCCGTTCGTCGAATGCCTGCGATCCGGCCATCCGGCCGGTGACTCCTGCCCCGCCTCCCTGGAGGTCTACCGGCGCAAGCTGGCCGAGCTGGACGAGTGCATCGGCCGGCTGAGCGCCATCCGGGAGCGGGTCGGGACCCAGCTCGCGCAGGCGGAGCTGGCCCGCGCGGAGCTGGAGGCCGCGGCGACGGCGCCCGAAGGGGCCCCGGAGCCGCGCTGCGAGCTGACGCCGCCCGGGCCGTGA